The following proteins are co-located in the Hippoglossus stenolepis isolate QCI-W04-F060 chromosome 23, HSTE1.2, whole genome shotgun sequence genome:
- the shtn2 gene encoding shootin-1: MWFPAEGCAAAECDGERDLSSEDEGDIQCELLEMQRDEANHRLSELEEVSNQLLKEMSVLELQFQIERSCRESAEVLAVKVTKENKALKRRSQMPMPLISELPEILGAVTFDPDADPIVNGDAVDLGGGEETLLLDSQAQIAELQASVDGLLTEKLQLEQEREDLIKQQHQLREQLALEVEEKEAILRKMTKRNKTMNKMKRVSQLVTEEFEDMSQRLELEEGLRQHAEVFAHQMLEKQNAAHTQSSETGLQLQQALQQISSISTALSDIQRYYQDQVKERESSVGESSVLSELQNLKEKLEERKAERKVLETQLSDANSTVTQLQEEVKQLQEALTRENLTDEPVEKSTPAALPPPPPPPPPPPPPPPPPPPPPPPPTIVNNSLDFLRSRRKDGASKDDANKAAPSPNLKARAVDEMMERIKKGIVLRPMKRVQEDDSSWRDSRSENRKSAVVELKGMLDNMKLQHHRRLPSRRGMGRNVGEMELLQVLQRRRRAMGEHKDPSSSTQTQDPQPGALCGPAAGLAPWAEESSGAPVLRRLRQNREKRDSRMRASTLIIVQEN; the protein is encoded by the exons ATGTGGTTCCCGGCTGAAggctgtgcagctgcag agtgtgatggagagagggacTTATCCTCCGAGGACGAGGGAGACATTCAG TGTGAGCTCCTGGAAATGCAGCGGGATGAAGCCAATCACCGACTGTCTGAGCTGGAGGAAG TCTCCAATCAGCTCCTGAAAGAGATGAGTGTACTGGAGCTCCAGTTCCAGATTGAACGGTCATGTAGGGAGAGCGCTGAGGTTCTGGCTGTAAAG GTTACCAAGGAGAACAAAGccctgaagaggaggagccagatGCCGATGCCACTTATCTCCGAGCTGCCTGAAATCCTGGGcgctgtgacctttgacccagaTGCTGACCCCATAGTTAACGGTGATGCGGTGGATCTCGGTGGCGGCGAGGAGACGCTGCTGCTGGACAGTCAGGCCCAGATCGCTG agctgcaggcGTCAGTGGACGGTCTGCTGAccgagaagctgcagctggagcaggagcgAGAGGATCTGATCAAACAGCAACATCAACTCAGGGAGcaa CTGGCTCTGGAGGTCGAGGAGAAAGAAGCCATACTGAGGAAAATGACCAAAAGGAACAAGAccatgaataaaatgaaacgAG TCTCCCAGCTTGTCACGGAGGAGTTCGAAGACATGTCTCAGagactggagctggaggagggccTCCGGCAGCACGCTGAAGTCTTCGCCCACCAG ATGTTGGAGAAGCAGAACGCGGCCCACACCCAGAGCTCAGAAACCGGCCTGCAGCTGCAACAGGCGCTCCAGCAAATCTCCAGCATCAGCACCGCGCTGAGCGACATCCAGCGCTACTACCAGGACCAG gtaaaagagagggagagcagtgTGGGAGAGAGCAGCGTCCTCTCGGAGCTGCAGAAcctgaaggagaagctggaggagaggaaggcgGAGAGGAAGGTTCTGGAAACTCAGCTGTCTGACGCCAACAGCACCGTcactcagctgcaggaggaag TGAAACAGTTACAAGAAGCGCTGACGAGGGAGAATTTGACTGATGAACCAGTGGAGAAATCCACCCCTGCTGcacttcctccaccacctcctcctcctcctcctcctcctcctcctcctcctcctcctcctcctcctcctccacctcccactATTGTCAACAA TTCACTTGACTtcctgaggagcaggaggaaagatGGAGCCAGTAAAGATGATGCAAACA AAGCAGCGCCCTCTCCGAACCTGAAGGCAAGAGCAGTGGATGAAATgatggagagaataaaaaaaggaatCGTCTTGAGGCCCATGAAAAGAGTTCAG GAGGACGACAGCTCGTGGAGG GACTCGaggagtgaaaacagaaaatcagcAGTTGTGGAGTTGAAAGGAATGCTG GACAACATGAAGCTCCAGCACCACCGCAGACTCCCATCCAGGAGGGGAATGGGACGGAATGTGGGGgagatggagctgctgcaggtgctccagaggaggaggagagcgatgGGGGAGCACAAGGACCCGTCCTCCTCGACCCAAACACAGG